One part of the Sorangiineae bacterium MSr11954 genome encodes these proteins:
- a CDS encoding penicillin-binding protein activator LpoB: MKSIRSTIACLASVLTLGALGVLTPACGGKEYVRDSHDPSIDNAAMSTGLDKDDIQRMLSENLNNLRNAPIMDLWRTHRGADTVAVFPFQNETSEHIESQLTTILSEAETWMVDSGVVTMISRERQNQMIAEVEGHRNAVFNPAHVAQYGRQLGAKYFITGKVSTSDERTDDKRRVQYFFYMQVIEVETSAIRWQHKAYITKMVR; this comes from the coding sequence ATGAAGAGCATTCGTTCCACGATCGCTTGCCTGGCTTCCGTTCTTACGTTGGGCGCGCTGGGCGTGCTGACCCCGGCGTGTGGCGGCAAGGAGTACGTTCGCGACTCCCACGATCCGAGCATCGACAATGCGGCCATGAGCACCGGCCTCGACAAAGACGACATCCAGCGCATGCTTTCGGAGAACCTGAACAACCTCCGAAATGCCCCGATCATGGATCTCTGGCGAACTCATCGTGGCGCCGATACGGTGGCCGTCTTCCCGTTTCAGAATGAAACGAGCGAGCACATCGAGTCGCAGCTCACCACCATCCTGAGCGAGGCCGAAACGTGGATGGTCGACTCCGGCGTGGTCACGATGATCTCGCGCGAGCGGCAGAATCAAATGATCGCCGAGGTGGAGGGCCACCGAAACGCGGTCTTCAACCCGGCGCACGTCGCGCAATACGGCCGCCAGCTCGGGGCCAAGTACTTCATCACCGGCAAGGTCTCCACCTCCGACGAGCGCACCGACGACAAGCGGCGCGTTCAATACTTCTTCTACATGCAGGTCATCGAGGTGGAGACGAGCGCCATCCGGTGGCAGCACAAAGCGTACATCACCAAGATGGTCCGCTAG
- a CDS encoding thioredoxin domain-containing protein: MRKSNAVSYVLLLVLPVLVGLAVSALLLVDYLRPAPVFCDMGGGCDRIRQTAYSSVLGVPLPAFGMLGFLTLGVLTWLRGPGARRIELGLAAISALVAAVLLLIQVKLATFCPYCTVVDACALLVFAGALLRVRREADPPEGRGPVLGGAAALSLAAVVPLAIGYSRPAPVAPVASAGLPDVISAEMQKTPAGKVTVVDFVDFECPFCRMTHQELSPMLDEHASRIRVVRKQVPLPMHPHAIHAARAACCGEQLGKGDAMADALFRVPAEDLTPEGCEKLALSLSLDLPAFRSCVQNPETDARIQKETAEFRATHARGLPTIFIGDQKIEGAQGREKLEQAMSRALSTKS, translated from the coding sequence ATGCGAAAATCGAACGCCGTTTCCTACGTGCTGCTTCTCGTCCTTCCGGTGCTCGTTGGGCTAGCGGTCAGCGCGCTCCTTCTGGTCGACTACCTGCGCCCTGCCCCAGTCTTCTGCGATATGGGCGGCGGCTGCGATCGCATCCGGCAGACCGCCTACTCCTCCGTCCTCGGGGTGCCGCTCCCCGCCTTTGGAATGCTGGGCTTTCTGACCCTCGGCGTCCTGACATGGCTCCGCGGGCCCGGCGCGCGCCGCATCGAGCTCGGACTGGCGGCCATTTCGGCGCTGGTGGCGGCGGTGCTTCTGTTGATTCAGGTCAAGCTGGCGACGTTCTGCCCGTACTGCACCGTCGTCGACGCGTGCGCCTTACTGGTCTTCGCGGGTGCCCTGCTTCGCGTGCGGCGCGAGGCCGATCCCCCCGAGGGACGCGGGCCGGTTCTCGGGGGTGCCGCTGCGCTGTCGCTCGCGGCGGTCGTGCCTTTGGCCATCGGCTACTCCCGTCCTGCCCCGGTAGCCCCGGTGGCCTCCGCCGGGTTGCCCGATGTGATTTCCGCTGAGATGCAAAAGACCCCGGCGGGCAAGGTCACGGTCGTCGACTTCGTGGACTTCGAGTGCCCCTTTTGCCGCATGACGCACCAAGAACTCAGCCCGATGCTCGATGAACACGCCTCGCGCATTCGCGTGGTGCGCAAGCAGGTCCCGCTGCCCATGCACCCCCACGCCATCCACGCCGCGCGCGCGGCCTGCTGCGGCGAGCAGCTGGGAAAGGGCGACGCCATGGCCGACGCCCTTTTCCGGGTTCCTGCCGAGGATTTGACCCCCGAAGGATGCGAGAAGCTCGCACTTTCGCTTAGCCTCGACCTCCCGGCATTCCGGTCGTGCGTCCAGAATCCCGAGACCGACGCGCGCATTCAAAAAGAGACGGCCGAATTTCGCGCCACCCACGCGCGCGGCCTGCCGACCATCTTCATTGGCGACCAAAAGATCGAAGGCGCGCAAGGCCGGGAAAAGCTGGAGCAGGCGATGTCCCGCGCGCTGTCGACCAAGAGTTGA
- a CDS encoding VacB/RNase II family 3'-5' exoribonuclease — translation MQRNLPSRNQVLEALSNESGAVHAHELATRLGVEEPSYPGFLRFLDDLVFQGILTARDGHKFRLSGKTGAGPNAGARTSTSTGTSQASRGEEREGIISIAPRGFGFVASIGAPGDDVFIPPPGLAGAMHGDKVRIAIVSRTNKGKEGTVLQVLTRHVKRVAGTLRRRGRSAWLEPDDTRIRGPIVLERDIDTVTGEGNSGKDGDAAVVSIARYPELPDENPVGKLEAILGTPGEIAVEVAKVLVREQVEEVHSPEAFAEAEAYGVEVPAEMLEGREDLTHIPLPTIDPEDARDHDDAVWVERSPEGDGYVAWVAIADVSSYVRPGTRLDAEALARGCSIYLPDRAIPMLPRPLSSNLCSLLPDVVRLCLCAQIELDGAGRVKRARLIRGFMKSQAKLTYGGVARALGLTDGPPRDPKADAMVDGLRVAYELSRKLRGLRMKRGAIDFDLPEAKIVLGDEGEPLDVMRRAEDAGVKKAYQLIEELMLLANEVVARWFVQRELPAIYRVHAPPDPEKLDRFARLCEQLGIEFEMEQAEDPKKLSELVRSFSELEEASVLHMLLLRSMKQATYDVVNIGHFGLASKAYLHFTSPIRRYPDLVVHRAVHAALLAGAGSREGAQTISEQELTEAALTSSAAERRVMDIEREVADLYRAVFMRDRVGQQFEGSVTALVGSGAYVNLDEPFVDVLVRFEDLGAGPFELDDDGLRAISASGDAIQLGDRITVEIIDVSIVRRAVYGRRLFGFRERDAGPKLPRKKSKQKTNGWASPEEPRTKGSRRRIVRTDDQGRIEKGRVDRGRIDEGRKGKAGREDRVGREDRVGRDGGEEREGRSGRGKSLRGKAVVTAKPSKPSKKKAKVGKTRKAAEGRETRETRKTVRAGKLRTKAAAPKTKKNEKRKNGKPSKKVKKKKGRG, via the coding sequence ATGCAGCGAAATCTTCCCAGCCGTAATCAAGTCCTCGAAGCCCTCTCGAACGAATCAGGTGCCGTTCACGCACATGAACTCGCGACGCGTTTGGGTGTCGAGGAGCCGAGCTATCCCGGCTTTTTGCGCTTTCTCGATGACCTCGTCTTTCAAGGCATCCTGACCGCGCGGGATGGCCATAAATTCCGACTTTCCGGCAAGACGGGCGCGGGCCCGAACGCCGGCGCCCGCACCAGCACCAGCACCGGCACCAGCCAAGCATCGCGCGGCGAAGAGCGCGAGGGCATCATTTCGATCGCGCCCCGCGGCTTCGGCTTCGTCGCCAGCATCGGAGCGCCCGGCGACGACGTGTTCATCCCGCCCCCGGGCCTCGCCGGCGCCATGCACGGCGACAAGGTTCGCATCGCCATCGTCTCGCGCACCAACAAAGGCAAGGAGGGCACGGTCCTCCAGGTGCTCACGCGCCATGTCAAACGGGTGGCGGGCACGTTGCGGCGGCGCGGCCGGAGCGCTTGGCTCGAGCCCGACGACACGCGCATCCGCGGCCCCATCGTGCTCGAGCGCGACATCGACACCGTGACGGGCGAAGGCAACAGCGGCAAGGACGGCGACGCCGCCGTCGTGTCCATCGCGCGCTACCCCGAGCTCCCCGACGAGAACCCGGTTGGAAAGCTCGAGGCCATCCTCGGCACCCCAGGCGAAATTGCGGTCGAGGTGGCGAAGGTGCTCGTGCGCGAGCAGGTCGAGGAGGTGCACTCGCCCGAGGCCTTCGCCGAGGCCGAAGCCTACGGCGTCGAGGTCCCCGCCGAGATGCTCGAGGGGCGCGAGGATCTGACCCACATACCTCTACCCACCATCGATCCGGAGGACGCGCGCGATCACGACGATGCCGTGTGGGTCGAGCGCAGCCCCGAAGGTGACGGCTACGTCGCCTGGGTGGCCATCGCCGATGTGAGCTCCTACGTGCGCCCCGGAACGCGTCTCGACGCGGAGGCGCTCGCGCGGGGGTGCAGCATCTACCTCCCGGACCGCGCGATCCCGATGCTCCCGCGGCCGCTCTCGTCGAACCTGTGCTCCCTCCTCCCCGACGTGGTGCGCCTCTGCCTGTGCGCGCAAATCGAGCTGGATGGCGCGGGCCGCGTGAAGAGGGCGCGGTTGATCCGCGGCTTCATGAAGAGCCAGGCGAAGCTGACCTACGGCGGCGTGGCGCGCGCGCTGGGCTTGACCGATGGGCCGCCGCGCGATCCCAAGGCCGACGCCATGGTCGATGGGCTGCGCGTCGCCTACGAGCTGTCGCGCAAGCTGCGCGGCCTGCGCATGAAGCGCGGGGCCATCGACTTCGATCTGCCCGAGGCGAAGATCGTCCTGGGCGACGAGGGCGAGCCGCTCGACGTCATGCGGCGGGCGGAGGACGCGGGGGTCAAGAAGGCGTATCAGCTGATCGAGGAGCTGATGCTCCTGGCGAACGAGGTGGTGGCGCGCTGGTTCGTGCAGAGGGAGCTGCCCGCGATTTACCGGGTGCACGCGCCGCCGGATCCGGAGAAGCTCGATCGCTTCGCGCGGCTGTGCGAGCAGCTCGGCATCGAGTTCGAGATGGAGCAAGCCGAGGATCCCAAGAAGCTCAGCGAGCTGGTTCGCTCGTTCTCCGAGCTGGAGGAGGCGAGCGTGCTCCACATGCTGCTCCTCCGGTCGATGAAGCAGGCGACCTACGACGTCGTCAACATCGGCCACTTCGGGCTCGCCTCGAAGGCTTACTTGCACTTTACATCGCCCATCCGGCGCTACCCGGACTTGGTGGTGCATCGCGCGGTGCACGCGGCGCTCCTCGCCGGCGCGGGCTCGCGCGAGGGCGCGCAGACCATCTCCGAGCAGGAGCTGACGGAGGCCGCGCTCACGTCGTCGGCCGCCGAGCGGCGCGTGATGGATATCGAGCGCGAGGTGGCCGATCTCTATCGCGCGGTGTTCATGCGCGATCGGGTGGGGCAGCAGTTCGAGGGGAGCGTCACGGCGCTCGTCGGATCGGGCGCGTACGTCAACCTGGACGAGCCGTTCGTCGACGTGCTGGTGCGCTTCGAGGATCTGGGCGCGGGCCCCTTCGAGCTCGACGACGATGGTCTGCGCGCCATCTCCGCGTCGGGCGACGCCATTCAGCTGGGCGATCGGATAACGGTGGAGATCATCGACGTCTCCATCGTCCGCCGCGCCGTCTACGGAAGGCGCCTCTTCGGCTTCCGCGAGCGCGACGCCGGGCCCAAGCTGCCTCGGAAAAAGTCGAAGCAGAAGACGAACGGGTGGGCCTCGCCGGAGGAGCCCCGGACCAAGGGCTCGCGCCGCAGGATCGTCCGCACCGACGACCAAGGCCGCATCGAAAAGGGGCGCGTCGACAGGGGCCGCATCGACGAGGGGCGCAAGGGCAAGGCCGGCCGCGAAGACCGAGTCGGCCGCGAAGACCGAGTCGGCCGCGATGGCGGCGAAGAGCGCGAAGGCCGGAGCGGCCGCGGCAAGAGCCTGCGCGGCAAGGCCGTCGTGACCGCCAAGCCGTCGAAGCCGTCCAAGAAGAAGGCGAAGGTCGGAAAGACGCGAAAGGCGGCGGAGGGCCGGGAAACGCGGGAGACCCGGAAGACGGTGCGCGCGGGCAAGCTGCGAACGAAGGCGGCGGCGCCGAAAACGAAGAAAAATGAGAAGAGGAAGAACGGAAAGCCTTCGAAGAAGGTGAAGAAGAAGAAAGGGCGGGGCTGA
- the trpS gene encoding tryptophan--tRNA ligase, which produces MASTDRARVFSGIQPSGEFHIGNYLGAARQWASMVRDQKEELLFCIVDAHAITVPFEPAELKRRILALTRDLIACGLDPDKCTLFVQSDVPEHTELAWYLAAVTPMGDLGRMTQFKEKSENKDFVSCALFTYPVLMSADILLYKATVVPVGDDQVQHVELARETVRRFNHRFGEIFPEPHPRLSTATRIKGVDGNAKMSKSKNNSIATFSPPDEFWGKLRTAFTDPQRLRKSDPGRPEVCNIYTMHKAVSPEATCNEVYANCTQAKWGCMDCKKVLWENFDRELTPLREKRASLDDDAVRAALAKGAEKARATAKETVTEVRTAMGLGSGAVR; this is translated from the coding sequence ATGGCCTCGACCGACCGCGCACGCGTTTTCTCCGGCATTCAGCCGTCCGGAGAGTTCCACATCGGCAACTACCTCGGCGCGGCGCGGCAGTGGGCAAGCATGGTGCGCGATCAAAAAGAGGAGCTCCTCTTTTGCATCGTCGACGCGCATGCCATCACGGTCCCCTTCGAGCCCGCCGAGCTAAAGCGCCGCATCCTGGCGCTCACCCGCGACTTGATCGCCTGCGGGCTCGATCCGGACAAGTGCACGCTCTTCGTTCAGAGCGATGTGCCCGAGCACACCGAGCTCGCCTGGTACCTGGCCGCCGTCACCCCCATGGGTGATCTGGGGCGCATGACGCAGTTCAAGGAGAAGAGCGAGAACAAGGACTTCGTCTCCTGCGCGCTCTTCACGTACCCGGTGCTGATGTCGGCGGACATTCTCCTGTACAAGGCCACCGTCGTCCCGGTGGGCGATGACCAGGTGCAGCACGTCGAGCTGGCGCGCGAGACCGTCCGCCGCTTCAACCACCGCTTTGGCGAGATCTTCCCCGAGCCGCACCCGCGTCTCTCGACCGCCACCCGCATCAAGGGTGTCGACGGGAACGCGAAGATGAGCAAGTCGAAGAACAACAGCATCGCCACCTTCAGCCCGCCCGACGAGTTCTGGGGCAAGCTGCGCACGGCGTTCACCGATCCGCAACGGCTGCGCAAGAGCGATCCGGGGCGCCCCGAGGTTTGCAACATCTACACGATGCACAAGGCCGTGAGCCCCGAGGCCACGTGCAACGAAGTGTATGCAAACTGCACGCAAGCGAAGTGGGGCTGCATGGACTGCAAGAAGGTGCTCTGGGAGAACTTCGACCGCGAGCTCACCCCCCTGCGCGAAAAGCGCGCGTCCCTCGACGACGACGCCGTACGGGCCGCGCTCGCCAAGGGCGCGGAGAAGGCGCGCGCGACCGCCAAAGAGACGGTCACCGAGGTGCGCACGGCCATGGGCCTCGGTAGCGGCGCCGTGCGATGA
- a CDS encoding DnaJ domain-containing protein, whose protein sequence is MAEDLYSVLGVPKGADADTIKKAYRKLAQKLHPDKNPGNKQVETRFKAVNKAYDVLSDDSKRKLYDEFGEEGLREGFDPDRVRAYKQWASQQGGVRGAGGWSGDGGGVRIEDLFSNVATNPGAGGGDIFGDLFGRARRRGPVKGHDVESEVTIDFVSSVNGATLELRTEGGEPVTVRIPPGAYEGSRVRIAGQGGTSPNGGPRGDLVLVVHVESHPFFRRDDDDLHVDVPVTLKEAYQGAKIRVPTPDGFVSLRVPEGTQSGNVLRVRGKGISRKGRTPGDLYVHFLVRIPTDRSPETAELIEKIGEKDGDDPRKDLKF, encoded by the coding sequence ATGGCCGAAGACCTCTACTCCGTGCTCGGCGTTCCAAAGGGCGCCGATGCCGATACCATCAAAAAAGCCTACCGAAAGCTCGCTCAGAAGCTGCATCCGGACAAGAACCCCGGAAACAAGCAGGTCGAGACGCGCTTCAAAGCCGTCAACAAAGCGTACGACGTGCTCTCGGACGACTCCAAGCGCAAGCTCTACGACGAGTTCGGAGAGGAAGGCTTGCGCGAGGGCTTCGATCCGGACCGGGTGCGCGCCTACAAGCAATGGGCGTCGCAACAAGGCGGCGTTCGCGGAGCCGGCGGGTGGAGCGGCGACGGCGGAGGCGTGCGCATCGAAGATCTGTTCAGCAACGTGGCCACCAACCCCGGCGCGGGGGGCGGGGACATCTTCGGCGATCTCTTTGGCCGAGCACGCCGGCGCGGCCCGGTCAAAGGCCACGACGTCGAGAGCGAGGTGACCATCGACTTCGTGTCCTCCGTCAATGGTGCGACATTGGAGCTGCGCACCGAGGGTGGAGAGCCCGTCACCGTGCGCATTCCCCCCGGCGCCTACGAAGGGAGCCGCGTGCGCATCGCAGGCCAGGGCGGCACCTCCCCCAACGGCGGCCCGCGCGGGGATCTCGTTCTGGTCGTCCACGTCGAGTCGCACCCCTTCTTCCGCCGCGACGACGACGATCTTCACGTGGACGTGCCCGTCACCCTGAAAGAGGCCTACCAAGGCGCCAAAATCCGGGTCCCCACGCCCGACGGCTTCGTCTCGCTGCGCGTGCCCGAGGGAACGCAGAGCGGCAATGTCCTTCGCGTGCGCGGAAAGGGCATCAGCCGCAAAGGGCGCACCCCCGGGGATCTCTATGTGCACTTCTTGGTGCGCATCCCAACGGATCGCTCGCCGGAGACGGCGGAGCTTATCGAAAAGATCGGCGAAAAAGACGGCGACGATCCGCGGAAGGATTTGAAGTTTTGA
- a CDS encoding tetratricopeptide repeat protein: MLFVAAPAHAQTTAAKQEARQLFDRGVAYAKQGAYAEACPMFERSEALDSGIGTQFNLADCYEHTGRPASAYKLFRMVERTARIAGKREPEEKAGQRANALLPKVPKLRWVTKEPARDLEVKVDREPAPKGDEPVLVDPGTHDVTASAPRKRPWRSSVSVTKEPRLTEVIIPALEDEPAPTAGAPAASAAREPPGDAAPQSSWSTQRTLALVTAGVGVVGLGVGTYFGLQSKSAHDDADKECPDRHACTTQAGVSKWDDATSKGTISTIAFAAGGAALVAGGILWFTAPKDPAPAAKAARVRVVPAFAPNHAGLVVSGGFM, translated from the coding sequence ATGCTTTTCGTCGCGGCGCCGGCGCACGCGCAGACGACCGCCGCCAAGCAGGAGGCGCGGCAGCTCTTCGATCGGGGCGTGGCTTACGCCAAGCAAGGCGCCTACGCCGAGGCTTGCCCCATGTTCGAACGCAGTGAAGCGCTCGACTCGGGCATCGGAACGCAGTTCAACCTCGCCGATTGCTACGAGCACACGGGGCGGCCTGCGAGCGCCTACAAGCTGTTTCGCATGGTGGAGCGAACCGCCCGCATCGCCGGCAAACGAGAGCCGGAGGAGAAGGCGGGCCAGAGGGCCAATGCGCTCCTCCCGAAAGTTCCAAAGCTACGTTGGGTGACCAAGGAGCCCGCGCGCGATCTCGAGGTCAAGGTCGACCGCGAGCCCGCCCCCAAGGGAGACGAGCCCGTCCTCGTCGACCCGGGCACCCATGATGTCACCGCATCCGCGCCCCGCAAGCGCCCCTGGAGATCGTCCGTGAGCGTGACCAAGGAGCCGCGCCTCACCGAGGTGATCATCCCCGCGCTGGAAGACGAACCCGCGCCAACCGCCGGCGCACCGGCCGCCTCCGCGGCCCGCGAGCCGCCGGGCGATGCAGCGCCCCAGAGCTCCTGGTCGACGCAGCGCACCCTCGCCCTGGTGACGGCCGGCGTGGGCGTCGTCGGCCTTGGCGTCGGCACCTACTTCGGACTGCAATCGAAGTCCGCGCACGACGACGCCGACAAAGAGTGCCCCGATCGCCATGCGTGCACCACGCAAGCGGGCGTATCGAAGTGGGACGACGCCACGTCGAAGGGGACCATTTCGACCATCGCGTTTGCCGCCGGGGGCGCTGCGTTGGTCGCAGGCGGCATCCTCTGGTTCACGGCGCCAAAGGATCCGGCGCCGGCGGCGAAGGCGGCCCGCGTTCGCGTCGTGCCGGCGTTTGCGCCGAATCACGCGGGGCTCGTGGTTTCGGGCGGTTTCATGTGA
- a CDS encoding serine/threonine protein kinase yields MEPRLKLGRYLLYCELAAGGMATVYLGRSVGAAGFGRTVAIKRLHPHLAKDPKLVKGFVDEARLVARVHHPNVVQTLDVVAQDGEIFLVLEYVKGESLGRLIGAASRENVQIPVPVALSIITGVLNGLHAAHEATDERGVPLSMVHRDISPQNILVGVDGTARVCDFGVAKAANRLLGTTRDGQLKGKLPYMAPEQVGGDVSRRTDLYATGVVLWEMLTCYRLFKDDNEMQLLQAILTSNIQPPSVLNPNVPPAVDRIVMKALAGDPRKRYATAHEMAVDIDAYAEVVASPMKVGQWVLGMARAAIASRNGLVAEIESSVDRSVPHEMLALGSSGVHLEAPGVHLEAAGVRRDAAGVPLDAAGVPLDAAGVRRDAAGVHLGDSEPAPAMSPAAEPSSIASVPSLAVRLPARSMAPGSRSVPLWLALSAGALISVVGIVSFVIFQRTSEPSAPKPPEPIVEPSAAPSSTQAEPPPRPPVVPSSSPASPASSSSAAPAPTPSAKTKPTRAKAPAASPPVDKSHPTPGSELAPSQKW; encoded by the coding sequence ATGGAGCCCCGTCTAAAGCTCGGGCGATACCTCCTCTATTGCGAGCTTGCGGCCGGCGGAATGGCCACCGTGTACTTGGGGCGCTCGGTGGGGGCGGCCGGATTCGGTCGGACGGTCGCCATCAAACGGCTCCATCCGCACCTGGCCAAGGATCCGAAGCTGGTCAAAGGCTTCGTCGACGAGGCGAGGCTGGTTGCGCGGGTCCACCACCCCAATGTGGTGCAGACGCTCGATGTCGTCGCACAAGACGGCGAGATTTTTTTGGTGCTCGAGTACGTGAAGGGCGAGTCGCTCGGGCGCTTGATCGGGGCCGCGAGCCGCGAAAACGTGCAAATCCCTGTCCCGGTGGCGCTCTCGATCATCACGGGGGTGCTCAATGGCCTGCACGCGGCGCACGAGGCCACCGACGAACGGGGTGTCCCGCTGAGCATGGTCCACCGCGACATTTCCCCGCAGAACATCCTCGTCGGTGTCGATGGAACCGCGCGCGTTTGCGACTTTGGCGTGGCCAAAGCGGCCAATCGGCTCCTGGGAACCACGCGCGATGGGCAGCTCAAGGGAAAGCTCCCGTACATGGCCCCTGAGCAAGTGGGGGGCGATGTCAGCCGGCGCACCGATCTCTATGCGACCGGGGTGGTGCTCTGGGAGATGCTCACCTGCTATCGGCTCTTCAAGGATGACAACGAGATGCAGTTGCTGCAGGCAATTCTGACATCCAACATCCAGCCGCCCAGCGTTCTGAACCCCAACGTACCGCCCGCCGTCGATCGCATCGTGATGAAGGCGCTCGCGGGCGATCCCCGAAAACGCTACGCCACCGCCCATGAAATGGCGGTCGATATCGATGCCTACGCGGAGGTGGTCGCTTCGCCGATGAAGGTCGGCCAGTGGGTGCTGGGTATGGCCCGTGCGGCCATCGCGTCGCGCAACGGGCTCGTTGCGGAGATCGAGAGCAGCGTGGATCGATCGGTGCCGCACGAGATGCTTGCTCTTGGGAGCTCCGGGGTTCACTTGGAGGCTCCTGGGGTTCACCTGGAGGCTGCCGGCGTTCGGCGCGATGCGGCCGGCGTTCCCCTCGACGCGGCCGGCGTTCCCCTCGACGCGGCCGGCGTTCGGCGCGATGCGGCCGGCGTTCACCTCGGCGATTCGGAGCCCGCGCCCGCGATGTCGCCCGCGGCGGAGCCTTCGTCCATCGCCTCCGTGCCCTCGCTGGCCGTCCGCCTCCCGGCCCGCTCGATGGCTCCGGGCTCGCGCTCCGTTCCGCTCTGGCTTGCGCTGAGCGCCGGCGCGTTGATCTCCGTCGTCGGGATCGTCAGCTTCGTCATCTTCCAACGAACCTCCGAGCCGAGCGCGCCCAAGCCCCCCGAGCCCATCGTGGAGCCATCCGCCGCACCGTCTTCGACGCAGGCCGAACCACCTCCACGACCGCCCGTCGTCCCTTCGTCATCTCCCGCATCCCCCGCATCCTCGTCATCTGCCGCGCCTGCGCCTACGCCATCCGCCAAGACGAAGCCCACCCGTGCGAAGGCGCCCGCCGCATCACCCCCCGTGGACAAGTCGCATCCAACCCCCGGGTCGGAGCTCGCGCCCAGTCAAAAGTGGTAA
- a CDS encoding MarR family transcriptional regulator — MQNRPDRPPRALVRPTAAFLLAQVGAHARMKFAERLLPLDISPPHAGILRAVGFNAGMSQQALSGFLGILPSRLVALVDELQSRGLIERRDSPEDRRVYALHLTAKGIEALEALGRVAREHDVAICAALNEGERQQLALLLGKIAEHEGLVAGVHPGYRMMGQEGPEPSDDNPAGRQPRGRRTGAKAKRST; from the coding sequence GTGCAAAATCGCCCCGATCGACCCCCGCGCGCGCTGGTGCGTCCGACCGCCGCGTTCCTGCTGGCGCAGGTGGGCGCTCATGCGCGCATGAAGTTCGCGGAGCGCCTTTTGCCGCTGGACATCTCGCCGCCACATGCGGGGATTCTTCGCGCGGTCGGGTTCAACGCAGGCATGAGCCAGCAGGCGCTCAGTGGATTTCTCGGCATCCTTCCGAGCCGGCTCGTGGCCTTGGTCGACGAGCTCCAGTCCCGCGGCCTGATCGAGCGACGGGATAGCCCCGAAGATCGGCGCGTGTACGCGCTGCACCTGACCGCCAAAGGAATCGAGGCGCTCGAGGCGCTTGGCCGCGTTGCGCGCGAGCACGATGTCGCCATCTGTGCGGCGCTCAACGAGGGCGAACGGCAGCAGCTCGCGTTGCTGCTCGGCAAGATCGCCGAGCACGAAGGGCTGGTCGCAGGTGTCCATCCCGGCTACCGAATGATGGGGCAGGAAGGCCCGGAGCCGTCCGACGACAACCCCGCGGGGCGCCAACCGCGCGGAAGGCGCACCGGCGCGAAGGCAAAGCGCAGCACCTGA
- a CDS encoding site-specific DNA-methyltransferase translates to MRETRDVTLLWEGKERIFGAEGPGLSKTAVAPKAAYCTDDRSGQLFFGDNLTILRGLASKFRESVTLAYLDPPFLTNRVHHAKKKGKTLDDRTELPAFDDRWTDRAAYLEALGTRLVAVRELLSPEGSVVVHVDPKTSHYVKVLCDEIFGDECFASEIVWRYRRWPSKTPNFQRVHDVLLRYRKDARETPRWNTLYEPLAASTVATWGVNKQRAVYAESGRRARSSTTPEATAGVPMGDVWDIGVIAPVARERTGYPSQKPEALLERLLRSLSDPGDLVLDPYAGSGTTLSVAARLGRPFIGIDASEVAIATAQRRLSALETPSVPAYGSAVPSVSPAR, encoded by the coding sequence GTGAGAGAGACCCGGGATGTCACCCTGTTGTGGGAAGGAAAAGAGCGGATTTTTGGGGCGGAAGGGCCTGGATTGAGCAAAACGGCGGTGGCGCCGAAGGCGGCATATTGCACGGATGATCGTTCGGGGCAGCTCTTCTTCGGAGACAACCTGACCATCTTGCGGGGGCTCGCGAGCAAGTTTCGCGAGTCCGTCACCTTGGCGTACCTCGATCCGCCATTTTTGACCAATCGCGTTCATCACGCGAAGAAGAAGGGCAAGACGCTCGACGATCGCACGGAGCTTCCGGCGTTCGACGATCGATGGACCGATCGGGCGGCCTATCTCGAGGCGCTGGGGACGCGGCTCGTGGCGGTGAGGGAGCTGCTTTCGCCCGAGGGCTCGGTGGTGGTGCACGTCGACCCCAAGACCAGCCACTATGTCAAGGTGCTCTGCGATGAGATCTTTGGCGACGAGTGTTTCGCCAGCGAGATCGTGTGGAGGTACCGTCGATGGCCGTCGAAGACGCCCAATTTTCAACGGGTGCACGACGTTCTTCTGCGTTACCGCAAGGATGCGCGCGAGACACCGCGCTGGAACACGTTGTACGAGCCGCTTGCCGCGTCGACGGTGGCGACCTGGGGGGTCAACAAGCAGCGCGCCGTTTATGCCGAGAGCGGGCGCCGCGCACGATCGTCGACCACCCCCGAGGCCACGGCGGGTGTGCCCATGGGGGACGTCTGGGACATCGGGGTCATTGCACCCGTGGCGCGGGAACGGACCGGCTATCCTTCCCAAAAGCCCGAGGCGCTCCTGGAGCGCTTGCTTCGATCCCTGAGCGATCCCGGTGACTTGGTGCTCGATCCCTACGCCGGAAGCGGTACGACCCTGTCGGTGGCCGCGCGACTCGGTCGACCATTCATTGGCATCGATGCGAGCGAGGTCGCGATTGCCACAGCGCAAAGGAGGCTTTCGGCGCTTGAGACGCCGAGCGTCCCCGCGTACGGTAGCGCGGTTCCCTCTGTGTCCCCGGCGCGCTAA